The following proteins are co-located in the Oscillospiraceae bacterium genome:
- a CDS encoding aspartate kinase — MSTIVAKFGGSSLADANQFKKVADIVKSDPNRRYVIPSAPGKRSSEDEKVTDMLYACYAKARKGESFDADFAAICARYQGIIDDLGLTLDLSDEFSYIQTAFKRKAGKAYAASRGEYLCGIVLAAYLDFDFVDAARVICFDDNGEFNVKETKATLQNILANYEYAVIPGFYGSTPEDNIVTFSRGGSDITGALVAQGVEADLYENWTDVPGFLAADPRIVDSPDRIDVITYRELRELSYMGATVLHEDTIFPVYVSGIAIHIRNTNDVSAKGTLIVADAPPSEDSRPVTGIAGRKGFSAILIEKSRMRSRPSFLHNVLEVLEEHGVIIEHMPSGIDMVSIVVSTKCLAGKENAIIAALKAAVNADSVEIEHGLALIAVVGRGMVQSRGCAARIFASIAHSWVNVRMIDQGASELNVVAGVMEGDFEKAVNAIYDSFFN; from the coding sequence ATGTCAACTATTGTAGCTAAGTTCGGTGGCAGCTCGCTGGCCGATGCCAATCAGTTCAAGAAAGTCGCCGACATTGTCAAAAGCGACCCAAATCGCCGGTATGTTATACCATCCGCGCCGGGCAAGCGGTCGAGTGAGGATGAAAAAGTCACCGATATGCTCTATGCCTGCTATGCCAAAGCGCGTAAAGGTGAGAGTTTTGATGCTGACTTCGCAGCCATTTGTGCGCGATATCAGGGAATTATCGACGATTTGGGTTTGACGCTCGATTTGTCCGACGAGTTTAGTTACATACAAACGGCGTTTAAGCGTAAGGCAGGCAAGGCCTATGCGGCAAGCCGTGGGGAGTATTTGTGTGGCATTGTGTTGGCGGCGTATTTGGACTTTGATTTTGTCGATGCTGCTCGCGTCATTTGTTTTGATGACAACGGCGAGTTTAACGTCAAAGAAACCAAGGCGACCTTGCAAAACATCTTGGCAAACTATGAATATGCAGTCATCCCCGGCTTTTACGGCAGTACGCCGGAGGATAACATCGTCACTTTTTCGCGCGGAGGTTCGGACATTACCGGCGCGCTTGTGGCGCAAGGTGTGGAGGCGGATTTATACGAGAACTGGACAGATGTGCCGGGATTTCTCGCCGCTGATCCGCGTATTGTGGATAGCCCCGACCGTATTGACGTAATTACTTACCGAGAACTGCGCGAGCTGTCGTACATGGGCGCAACGGTATTGCATGAGGACACGATTTTCCCTGTGTATGTCAGCGGTATTGCCATTCATATTCGCAACACAAACGATGTCAGTGCCAAAGGCACGCTGATTGTTGCCGACGCGCCGCCAAGTGAAGATTCGCGGCCGGTAACGGGCATTGCGGGGCGCAAGGGATTTTCAGCAATTCTCATCGAAAAGTCTAGAATGAGGAGTCGGCCGTCGTTTTTGCACAATGTTTTGGAAGTATTGGAAGAGCATGGCGTTATCATCGAGCATATGCCGTCCGGTATTGATATGGTGTCTATTGTCGTCAGTACAAAGTGCTTGGCAGGCAAGGAAAATGCCATCATCGCGGCACTAAAAGCCGCTGTCAATGCCGATAGCGTAGAAATCGAGCATGGCTTGGCGCTGATTGCCGTCGTCGGACGCGGCATGGTGCAGTCACGCGGCTGCGCTGCGCGGATTTTCGCTTCGATTGCTCACTCATGGGTCAATGTGCGCATGATTGACCAAGGTGCGAGTGAGCTGAATGTTGTTGCAGGTGTGATGGAAGGAGATTTTGAGAAGGCTGTGAATGCGATTTATGATTCGTTTTTTAATTGA
- a CDS encoding alpha-galactosidase codes for MPIKVSKDGKQFHLQAGNTSYAFAIMHDRWPAHAYWGKRVNNVNCDDLIRTTERGFCPTPHGIDGRAISLDTLSHEYPAFGNSDFRSPAIQVKTPDGARICDLVYQGYELVKGKPALDGLPCLHAEDSDNAETLLLTLKDTQIGLKVVLSYTVYAEKSAIIRSAALYNEGGEPITLLRAMSLSLDLPDKDFELVHLYGAHVKERQIAVTPLRYGTQSVESRRGMSSHAHNPFIALKRPHTNEDQGDVYACNLVYSGSFLALAEVDTYDVTRVQMGINPFDFSWEMQPNASFQTPEAVMVYSDSGLNGMSATFHDLYRNRLGHSPWLKKERPIVINNWEATYFSFDETSLKALCDSCTGLGIELFVLDDGWFGKRNDDLRSLGDWVVNQEKLPGGLKTVAENAKNAGLQFGLWFEPEMISPDSDLYRAHPDWAIQVPTRPHSLSRMQCVLDLSREEVRDYVVDSVCKILDSAPISYVKWDANRHLTEVCSAALPAHRQQELWHRYVLGLYDVLERITSRHPEVLFESCSGGGGRFDPGMLYYMPQVWASDCSDAIERLRIQYGTSLCYPVSSMSAHVSVSPNHQVHRQTDFDTRGLVALLCQFGYELNIGALTDEEREQVKQQTALYKQTRHLIADGTLYRLRNPFDGNDFAWMLVSPDKREAVVVYALVLSDPQPCFSRLTLRGLDPNLTYRETNGGTWGGDELMNTGFTLPFLFGDFKARLWHFKAE; via the coding sequence ATGCCAATTAAGGTTTCCAAAGACGGCAAGCAGTTTCATCTGCAAGCCGGCAACACCAGCTACGCATTCGCCATCATGCACGACCGCTGGCCTGCCCACGCTTATTGGGGCAAGCGCGTCAACAACGTCAACTGCGATGATTTAATTCGCACCACCGAGCGCGGATTCTGCCCCACACCGCACGGCATCGATGGGCGCGCAATCAGCCTTGATACATTATCACACGAATACCCGGCTTTTGGCAACTCTGATTTTCGCAGCCCTGCCATCCAAGTCAAAACACCCGACGGCGCAAGAATTTGCGATTTAGTTTATCAAGGCTACGAACTTGTGAAGGGCAAGCCGGCACTTGACGGGCTCCCCTGCCTCCACGCTGAAGACAGCGACAATGCCGAGACTTTGCTTTTAACACTCAAAGACACACAAATTGGCTTGAAAGTCGTGTTATCATATACCGTTTATGCTGAAAAAAGTGCCATCATTCGCTCGGCTGCCCTCTACAACGAGGGCGGCGAACCCATCACGCTATTGCGGGCGATGAGCCTGTCGCTCGACCTGCCCGACAAGGATTTTGAGTTAGTGCACCTCTACGGCGCGCACGTTAAGGAGCGCCAAATTGCCGTCACACCCTTGCGCTACGGTACGCAATCGGTCGAAAGCCGCCGCGGTATGTCGTCACACGCACACAACCCGTTTATCGCCCTCAAACGCCCGCACACCAACGAAGACCAAGGCGATGTCTACGCCTGCAACCTCGTTTACAGCGGCAGCTTTTTGGCGTTGGCGGAAGTCGACACATACGATGTCACGCGCGTGCAAATGGGCATTAATCCCTTCGACTTTTCCTGGGAAATGCAGCCTAATGCGTCGTTCCAAACGCCCGAAGCCGTCATGGTTTACAGCGACAGCGGCTTAAATGGCATGAGCGCAACATTCCATGACTTGTACCGCAATCGTTTGGGACATAGTCCATGGCTGAAAAAGGAGCGACCCATTGTCATCAACAATTGGGAGGCAACCTACTTCTCGTTCGATGAAACGAGCCTCAAAGCCTTGTGCGACAGTTGTACCGGGCTTGGTATTGAGTTGTTTGTACTCGACGACGGCTGGTTTGGCAAGCGCAACGACGATTTGCGCTCACTTGGCGACTGGGTGGTTAACCAAGAAAAACTGCCCGGCGGACTGAAAACCGTTGCCGAAAACGCCAAAAACGCCGGACTACAATTTGGGCTATGGTTCGAGCCTGAAATGATTTCGCCCGACAGCGATCTGTATCGCGCGCACCCCGATTGGGCGATTCAAGTACCGACACGACCGCATTCGTTGAGCCGTATGCAATGCGTGCTTGATTTGTCGCGCGAAGAAGTACGCGATTATGTCGTCGATTCCGTTTGCAAAATCTTAGATTCCGCGCCCATTTCGTACGTCAAGTGGGACGCCAACCGTCACTTAACTGAAGTGTGTTCAGCGGCATTGCCCGCACACCGCCAACAAGAATTGTGGCATCGCTATGTGCTGGGCTTATACGACGTGCTGGAGCGCATTACTTCGCGCCATCCTGAAGTGCTCTTTGAGAGTTGCAGCGGCGGCGGCGGGCGTTTTGACCCGGGCATGCTGTACTATATGCCGCAAGTGTGGGCCAGCGATTGCAGCGACGCGATTGAACGTCTGCGCATCCAGTACGGCACGAGCCTGTGCTACCCCGTATCGTCGATGAGTGCGCATGTTTCGGTTAGCCCCAACCACCAAGTACACCGCCAAACCGACTTTGATACCCGCGGATTGGTTGCACTGCTGTGCCAATTTGGCTATGAACTCAACATCGGCGCATTAACTGACGAAGAACGCGAGCAAGTTAAGCAACAGACAGCATTATACAAACAAACGCGCCATCTTATCGCCGACGGCACGTTGTATCGCTTGCGCAATCCATTTGACGGCAACGACTTTGCCTGGATGCTCGTATCGCCCGATAAGCGTGAGGCTGTTGTGGTTTATGCGTTGGTGCTGAGCGACCCGCAGCCGTGTTTTTCACGCCTTACCCTGCGCGGTCTTGACCCGAATTTGACGTACAGGGAAACCAATGGCGGCACATGGGGCGGTGACGAGTTGATGAACACAGGGTTTACGCTACCGTTCTTGTTTGGAGACTTTAAGGCACGATTATGGCATTTTAAGGCGGAGTGA
- a CDS encoding RNA polymerase sigma factor, giving the protein MVDKAITSRFNEIYDTTYNAVLSFVAYRCKNVADIGDVVQETYVELYNMLQKRGVDYVQNEQAIALKIAKQKLSRYYSLVEKLQRLVPLFAVNDEGDEVPLTDLEADAFLAEDYNVNQAVLSEAQEMIAKKPDDVRKVLYLYYDKGLSIDEVAKKLSLTQSNVKNKLYRTLKELRKLLQE; this is encoded by the coding sequence ATGGTCGACAAAGCTATCACTTCGAGATTTAATGAAATTTATGACACTACATACAATGCCGTTCTGTCATTTGTGGCGTATCGGTGCAAAAATGTTGCAGATATCGGCGATGTTGTGCAGGAAACATATGTAGAACTCTATAATATGTTGCAAAAGCGTGGTGTTGATTATGTGCAGAATGAACAGGCGATTGCGCTAAAAATTGCTAAACAAAAATTGTCGCGGTACTATTCGCTGGTTGAAAAATTGCAACGGCTTGTGCCGTTGTTTGCCGTGAATGATGAGGGGGACGAAGTGCCGTTGACGGACTTGGAGGCTGACGCCTTTTTGGCGGAGGATTATAACGTCAATCAAGCGGTGTTGTCCGAGGCGCAGGAGATGATTGCAAAGAAACCGGATGACGTGAGAAAAGTGCTGTATTTATACTACGATAAGGGTCTATCGATCGATGAAGTCGCAAAAAAGTTATCATTGACGCAATCCAACGTGAAGAATAAACTCTATCGTACGCTGAAAGAATTGCGGAAACTATTACAGGAATGA